In Phyllopteryx taeniolatus isolate TA_2022b chromosome 22, UOR_Ptae_1.2, whole genome shotgun sequence, the DNA window GGCCTCGGCTAAAACTTTAGGACTCCGACGATCCGCGGGACGGAACCTCGAGAGCACGACGACGACTCATCCGGGAGCCCGCGAAGGAACCCTGGCCAACATTTAAAGAAGTGTAGGTCACCCTGGCATTAGTTGAGGTCATTTTCACGAATCGGCAATAAGGAAGCGACCAGGACAAAAAAGAGTCTCGGGGCCAAAACCACCGCCGACCCAAAAGATCATAAAGGCCGGTCTTACTGtgttattacttagaatatccTTTGGACCGAAGAAACGAAAGCAGAAGTTTTGGGAAGGGGTACGTCTCATTACGCGCGGTACGAACGTAACGCCGtttcagggggaaaaatgcAAACTGACAGCGAAGAAAAGTAATTCTGGCCAAATAACCGGTTATCGGGATTAGCAGGCCGTTAGTTTTTCACACGGGGCCAGGTATTTGGAAATAGTTATTGACTAAATACGATTGTCTGATATTGACATTTGTGAGATGCCGTTAACATTAAAGTAGGGAAGCCACGCGacttgcaaatgtttttcacaGCACAGCACTTTTTGATGCCTTGGAGATGTTTTGTAATGTCTCTAAAGAATGGTCAATAGCGtttttgtatactgtatcctCAGAAGCACAGATTCTCACCTGCCTACCTTCCCTACAATGGTGAGCATCATGAACGAGCACAACCACAACATCGGCGCGCCCGAGTCGTTACCGTGTTTAGTCTCGGACATCGCGGAGTACGAACTGGAGGTGGAAATAGGGGACGATTACGCGTTCGCCGTGGCAGACGGAACCCTTTCCCCGACCCCGGAGTTCAGCTACGGGTAACGTGAAAAGTTTCCAAACGAACgcgtcatgaaaaaaaaatgtccggtTTTGAAAGTCAATGTATGGTCACGCCAATGACAGCTGGCTGGAAGATCCAGGTGCGGAGGTGGTGGTAGAAGATGTGGAACAGAACGCTTCAGAGGAAGGTAATTAGTCAGAACGCAGTCGAAGCCGGGAGAGCGGATTAAACGTCTAGACAATACTTGTCCTCCAATATTGGGGTAATTGATTTCCAGCCTCGCATCAAATGGCGGCGTTGGAATTTGACGCCATGTGCCAAAAGCTGTCGGAGATCGTCAAGAGCGACGAGTCCTTCGCCGCCCCGGCCGCGGCCGCGGTGAACGCCTTTAAAAAAATCGAGAGGAATCCGTTTCGCATCGCGGCGGCACTGCGAACTTTCGCCCGCGACCCGAACGCCGGCTCGCCGTCGGCGAAATCCAAAGGCCGCCGCGGGGCCGCCAGAGGCAAGGCGCCTTCGCGCGGAAGACGTCGTCTCGCCGCCGAACGCCCCGCCGAGGTCTGCGCGGGACTCGACCACGTATACAGCCAATGAGCCGACGCCGTCCGAAAGCGGTTCGAAAATCAAGGCGACTCAGGAGTTTTCCAAgtctatttgtatttatttgtgagtTTTTGGAGCGTATACTTTATGGCATTATACAATTGAATAAATGTGTGGAAATGGCATAATATCACATttgattgtataaaaaaaagaaatagtgtgaaatgtattgttattaaaaagACATCCCATCTCACACCTGCCGCTCGCCCCGCAGAGATGTAGAAAAAGCGCGGATGCCCCTTCAAGTACACACCGCGCTCCGCATCGCATCGGTGGGATTTGCCAACGGCGAGTACTGCAAgagatgttttttgtgtgtgtaaagaaCCTCAACCGAAAAAGTATGCCTTAGTATGCATTGGTTTTATTTGGTAGATTGCTACGCATTGTCTGTATTATCAAGCCttgctgttttaaaaaacaaacaaaccaaaagccTGAGTACATGCCTTAAGCCTACTGTAcatccaaaatgttttgttgcttctaaaaaaaagtaattccaCTCATTTC includes these proteins:
- the si:dkey-75a21.2 gene encoding uncharacterized protein si:dkey-75a21.2, which gives rise to MAVPQNEPTLSPYQQRIANLFNGNTFRRSCGKKRFTCTSLSRNISEFPALEDYLPKNYDYHVCDFDLIRETGDHVDFKTTFRMVLSSKEDIKLWMKSHAVTWRVDRTYVTKGQKVIFKVDYRCQRNTRPRRAVQVSGHSKNTDCPAMMCVKLFRTQVSRGRQSISTDSHLPTFPTMVSIMNEHNHNIGAPESLPCLVSDIAEYELEVEIGDDYAFAVADGTLSPTPEFSYGWLEDPGAEVVVEDVEQNASEEASHQMAALEFDAMCQKLSEIVKSDESFAAPAAAAVNAFKKIERNPFRIAAALRTFARDPNAGSPSAKSKGRRGAARGKAPSRGRRRLAAERPAEVCAGLDHVYSQ